The genomic region TCAACTTTTTTTGCTTTATTAGCAAAGCAGCCTTTGCGCTGGCCGCGGATTTTTTCGAAGGCAATGGCCTTTAAGCTACTTGGCTCTTCGCCACCATGACAGTTGATACAACCACGATCTTTGAAGAGAGTTTTACCGACTTTGGCATCAGCTTTGAAATCTGCAAACTTATTTCCACGGGCCTTTTCGAGCAGGAATGAACTTAGATCAGTCGCTTCCTTATCAGACAAATTGAAGTTTGGCATTTTTGTCCATGTGTGAAGCTTCTCAGGAGATAAGAGAAAAGCTTTCAATGCTTGCTCTTTATACTTGTTAGCCACATTGCTTAAGAGTATACGCTCGCCTTTAGTGTTTTTTTCTTCAGGTCGAGTGTGACAAGAAATACAGCCTAAATCATAGAAGAGCTCAGAACCCACTTTACTATCACCTTTGAGTGATGCCGATAAATCTTGTTTCATATCCGAAGCTAAAAATTCGGCTATATGCTGAGCTTCTTTTTTGTTCACAAGACTAGGCATGTGACTGTGCTTGTTCAAGTTCTTGGGATTGGCAATCCATTCAGCCATCCACGCTTTATTGAGGCGGCCACCTGCGTTAGCAAGAGAAGGTGAATCCATATATAACTCTGGCATGAGCTTTGGATTATCACTTTTATGGCAGGAAATACAACGTGATTCGGCAATTTCTAAACGCCCTTTACGGTATTTTTGGAATTCATCAATTTTAGGAGTGCTACTAAAACGCAAATTTTTTGAACTGATCGGCTCTAGAGGGAATTTAGTGCCTTGCCATTTCATATTAAAATAAGACTCTTGTTTTGTATCCGATGAGTAAGTTATTTTAAATTTATGTGTGCCTGGATTTAAGTTTAATGAGGGAGATTTAAGCAGTTTTCCATTTTCCTTCGCATCAAAAATCACTTGGCCATTGAGTTCAAAGCGTAGAGCTCCTTTGAGTCGAGTTTGGAAATGAACTTGTTCTTTTTCTTGTACTAAAAGGAAGCCAGTGTAAGAAGCAGTGAAGGCCCCTTGAGATAGGAAAGGACTCGCAAGAGTATTCTTTTCTAGTTGCATGTTTAAGAAACGAGTCGTTTTTAAATCATGTTGCCAGTTTTCTTTGCCTTTAAGTTCAAGTATGGCTCCAGTAGGGAAATTATTGATTTTATCTTCCAATTCGAGTTCAGTGACAGAGACCATGTCTTCCACCTCAGATGAATCAGGAGCAAGATTATAAATAGTATTGATGATTTCTGATTTAATAGTTTTGCCTTTAGCAGTTCGTACCTGATAACTAACTTTCATGTTATCAGAAGGCTTCATGTCATTTAATTTAAGGAAAATAGTTTTGCCATCGCGCATCAGTTTTACGGCCGTTGCATAAACTTTTTCTCCATCTTGATTTCTCGGGAAGCCTATACGGCCAGCACCTTTACTTTCGCGATCTTTAAAATCCTTTAAAACATCTTGTGGTGTATCTGTTGCGAAATGCGCAGAACCATATTGCTTAGAATAAAGGTAGTTCCACCTTTCAACAGAGAAATTTTTAATATCCTTTAATGTTTCGGGATCTAATTGTTCGTTGAAAGTCAAATAGAGTCCCTGTGTCGTCGCTTTAACTTCTACAGGGCGGATCATTTTTTTCCCTTTATAACGAACGCGGTTAATTGCCGTTGCGCGACTCGCGTTAGTTTGCCAGCCCTTAAAACCTGTAATTATGGCATTGTTACTATGCTTAGGGTTAAAGCGAATACGCATACCTGAAGACATGAGGCGAATCGGTAATTGGACGACGCCACCCTGAACTTGTCCATTGACTTTTTCTTTGAAGACGGTGTAAACTTTACTCTGTCCATAAGATAAATGAATCAGATTCCCGGCTAAGTCACCCCAAGAATTCTTGGGCACCCAGATTTGTGATCCCCCAGAGTTATCTCTATTCATGGGTAAGAAGCAAAGAGGTTTATCGTAACCTTGTTCTTCTTTTCTACCATTTCCAGGATGGACAACACCACCAAAGTCACCTTTTTCGAGATAATTTATTTTACAGGCAGGGACATAAGTACCTTCATTTTCACCCGTGGTAGCAATGGTCCCTTCAGGATTGATGGACATACCGCCCGGAGCACGTAAGCCACTAGCAAATACTTCGGAGTGTTTTCCATCCTTACTGATTTTGTAAACGACTCCATGATTATCGTGAGTTATATCAAAACCACGACCACCGTTTCTAACGGGAGAAGCCTTGGCAAAGTAGAAGTTTCCTGCCGCATCCGTTTGTAAATCAAAAGTAAATTCGTGAAAGTTTTTTGTGATTTTACAATCATTATTAAAGTTTTCGTAATAATCTGCTTCACCATCATTATTAAGGTCATGGAGGCGCGTGACTTGATCTTTACCATTGACGTAAATAATATCATCGACAATGCGTAGGCCTAAAGTTTCGTTGAGACCCGCAGCGTAGCGTTTCCACACGACATTTTGTAAATCATTAGTAAGGTTCGAAGCAATCCATACATCACCATTCCAAGTACAAAAAGCGGCGCGTGAGCCATCGGAGAAGTAATCGAAGCCCCCCAAACGTATTTTAGAGTTATAGGGGTTGTTTTCTGGCACGGGAATTTGATCAACAAAGAAATAATCGGATTCTGAGTCAGCTACTTTGCCTTTTACTTGTACAGTTTTTGGCCAGCGACTTTTAGCGCCTTGGGTGAATTTTTTAAGATCAACTGAGCTAGTGATCTGATTGATAGACGAATGGCTATAACTAATAGAAAAATTGAGGTTCTTACTTCCTGCGTGAATGCGAATGAAGTAAAGCCCTTGGCCATTATTTTCGATTTTGAATTGAGAACTTTTAAGGAAAAAATCCTGATTTATTTTCAGAGATTTGTTATCGATGACTTTAAGCAGCATCTCTTCTTTGGAGTCAGCTATAGAGAAGTGACGCGAGAAAACTTTGTCGTCTAGCATTTTGGGCATTTCATAAACTAGAGTTTTTGAATCACCCACGGTGTATGAATAAACTACTTTATCATCATAGCGATAAGTACCTTTGAAATGACTATAGTTTTTTGCTAAGGGCGCATAATGATTCGCTCTAGGGTCTTTCCATGAACCCTTGTAAGCCCAAGATAAGCTTGCTGCAGAAGATAAAAATATCTTGCCGTCAACTTGGGAGTTTCCTCCGTGTTTTCCGTCCCAGGGGGTGCCATGAAATTTAATGCGTTTATCTGTCACGTAACGCAAGTTCATATCACCGGTATCGTAATAGGCGGTATACTGACTCTTGCCAGAGCCTAAAAGAACTGCATTGCCGCGCAAAACGGCGGCTTCATCTTGGTAGGAAACGACCTGTGATGAGACTTGACTAAAATCGTAAGTCTCATACCATTGAGCAGCATTTGCGGAAGTCGCAAAAATGCCTATGCCAATGAGTGCTTTGTAAACTTTAGTGAAAGGCATTATTTGAGCTCTTTAATTTTGAGGTTCTTAAATGAAACTTTATCATTGTGGTCTTGAAGTCCGAGGTGGCCTTTTTTAGTTTTAGCAAAGCCCTTCCAGCTTTTGAATTTACTTTTACCCACAAGTTCGTTCCATTTATCTGAACCGATGAGGATATCAACTGTTTGAACTTCATTTTGCCATACTTGCAGCTGACCTTTATTAAGTTTGATGCGAACTTGATTCCATTCGCCGGCTTTTTTGTGTGACTCAGCAGGAGAAGTAATCATGTCGTAGAGTGATCCCGAGCGGTGATTAGGCTTCTTTCTATCACTATGTTTTTCATTATCGAGGATTTGAATTTCCGGAGCATGAGAATAAATCTTCTTGCCTTTCTCATCAGCAAGAATAAAGATGCCGCTATTTCCGCCTTCGGAAATTTTCCATTCCATGCGAAAATCAAAATTTTCATACTGATCTTTAGTCATGATATCGCCACCACCTTTACCAGTCAGTATCATGGAGCCTTCTTTGACTTGCCATTTTGGGTTGATGTCTTGCTTTTTGAAATTCCGCCACTGATTCATATCGCTACCATTAAATAACAATTTCCAACCATCATTTTTTTCGTCGGAACTTAAAATATTGTCTTGGGCAAAAGTATTGATTGTCATGATAAAAAAGAAGAATGAGATGATAACTTTCATAAGTGAAACTCCGTTATTAATTTGATTACTTGCCCTTGTATATAAAGGAAAATGAAAAACGTTACGCTGAAATTTATAAAATCATTAAAAATAATTCCTCAAAAGCCATAAATGAATTTTTATTGAATGATTATTTCGGTGTTTGTGAAGGAAAGTGCTAATATTTTTTTGTTATCGCCTCTCAAGGTGACGCGCTTTTTATCTGCCCCCGGTGGCAGCCGGACTTGCAGGGAAGGGGACGGAGTCCCAAGGCTATAATAAAATAAAGGGGGGTAGTTATTCCGCCTCACTCCGGCGGGGAGGTGTTGCCACACGGGCGGATAAAAAAATTAATTAATTTATCGCCTCTCAAGGTGGGCACACCTTGCAGGGAAGGGGACGGAGTCCCAAAGCTTCGAGGAAAAATGAGGGGATAGTTTCGCCTCACTCCGGCGGGGAGGTGTTGCCACACGGGCGGATAAAAGGAAAGGGTGGTGAGTTGATCGCTTAACAGCGGGTTGCGGTTGCCACCGCGGGCGGATAAAAGGGGGGGGTAGTTTCGCCTCACTCCAGCGGGGAGGTGTTGCCACACGGGCGGATGAAAAAATTAAATTATTGCCACACGGGCGCGGCTAGCAGCATCACTTCATGTAAAGAAATTTTTGTAGGGGGAGCAGTTCAACTTTGATGACTTTGTCTTCGGGAGGGTATTTGGGTTTATAGGACGTGATACTTAGTTCCAAGATTTCGCCATCGCGTGAAAGGACTCTTCCTTCGCTATAAATTTTTTTGAAGTAAATATTTTCTATTTTCACGGTGTCGTTTCTAGAGATGATGAGCACTGAACTTTCGCTAAAGTAATGCTTACTTCCGTCAAAGCTGCTACAGGAGCTTAAAGTGAGAAGGATTAAAAAGTATAAAAATTTCATAGGGCTCAGTATTTAGTTTCGTTAAAATAGAGGCATTAAGTAAAGAGACAAATTAAAAAGCCCTCAATGATATATCAATGAGGGCTCAAGTAAACTTAATCTATGGCTTAAGGTCTTTGTGGTTCAATCCCACCTGGATCAACATCGGGGGTATCTCCTTTAGCGCCTTTTTTACCTTTGCCTTCTTTCCCGCCTTTGCCTTCTTTACCACCGCGTTTCGCTTTCATTTTTTCTTTGAAAGCAGCTTTTTCTTCATCCGACATGTTTTCAAAATCAGGGCGTTCTTCGCCTTCTTTACCGCCCTTAGCACCTTTGCCACCACGCTTAGCACGCATTTCTTTAATGAATGCTTTGCGCTCTTCTTCAGTCATGCCTTTCATTTTTTCTTTGATTTCGGCATGGCGTTTTTTGAAGGCAGCTTTTTCTTCTTCGCTCATACTTGCCATGCGTTTTTCCATTTTGGCTTTGCGATCACCTTTCTCGCCTTTGCCTTCTTTGCCACCTTTTTTGTCTTCTGCATAGAGTCCAGCACTCATGAAGAGGCTAAGAGTAATGATAAATAATGTTTTCATAATGTTTCCTTGTAGTTGAGTATTTGATTACTAGATCGCACAGTAGCTAGATAATCTTTCACCTAATCATAATTTTCTTTAAGAATTTTATAGAATGAAGATTTCAGTAGCTTCTTTTGAACCAAGTTAATCAATCGGAGGATTTTTAGCTTAAAATATCTCTAGCAACATCTCCATAGACATCTGTGGGGCGGAAGTCACGCCCAGCATACTTATAGGTGAGTCTTTCATGGTCTAGGCCTAAGATATGTAAAATGGTGGCATGCCAATCATGTATGCTCATACGACCCGATTCGGCTTCATAACCCATTTCATCGGTAGAACCATAGCGAAAGCCTCCTTTAACACCTCCACCTGCCATCCAAGTAGTGAAACCCTTGGGGTTGTGATCCCGTCCATCGCCATTAGGTGACTCAGGTGTGCGTCCAAATTCACTTGCCCAAACGACTAGCGTATCCTTCAGTAGACCCCGCTGTTTTAAATCCGTTAATAATCCTGAAATCGGCTTATCAATTTCATGGCATCGAGCCGGTAGATCATTTTTTAAATTAAGATGATGATCCCAGCTACCATGAGATAATTCAATAAAGCGAGCTCCGGATTCAGCAAAGCGTCTAGCGAGTAAGCATTGACGTCCAAATTTATCTGTGGTTTCATTACCAATACCATAGAGGCTTTGAGTTTTTGATGATTCTTTACTTAGATCGAGAATTTCAGGCATGGAATCTTGCATCCTATAAGCCATTTCATAAGAATCTTGAATGCCTTTGATATTAGGATTGAACTTATCATTCCGTAATTTTTGCTCGTTGAGGTTTTGAATGAAATCCAATTGTTTACGCTGAAGTTTTTTCGAGATTTGAGGATTATTAATATTGGGGAAATCATCGCCTCCGGAATTAGCACGGTTACCTCGTATCGCTTGTCCAACAGCAGTTCCTTGATATTGAGAGGGAAGGAAGGCACTACTGAAGTTTGCACTACGACTACTCGGGGGATAGAGTGTTATGAAACCAGGCAATGATTTATTGAGACTTCCTAAGCCGTACATAATCCATGCACCAAGGGAAGGGCGGGCGAATTGTACATTGCCAGTATGGATTTTTGTTTGAGCTTGTGGATGATTGGGCTGATCCGTAGACATGCCATGAAGTAGGCAAAGTTTGTCTGCATGAGTAGAGATATTAGGTAAAAGCTGTGAAATGGGAAGTCCACTTCGACCACAGCGCTTAAAATCTTTTATAGGTGGCAGCAACTTGCCACCATACTTGCCTCTTTTACCAGCTTGTTTAAATAATGCAGGTTTGTAATCAAAGGTATCAACATGAGAGGCAGCACCAGTCATATTAAGGAATATAACTCTTTTGGCAGTCCCTTTGAAGTGAGGCCCGGTGGGAGTGGCCTTATTGGCGAAAGCGTTTAGATGTAAGCCGCTGAGTGCTGCTGCTGAGCTTAAGCGGAAAAAATCTCTTCTGGAATGTATCATTATATTTCTCCTAGTTTAAGTAGCGAAATTCGGCGCTAGCAAATAGTGATTGACATACACTGCTGAGGGCTAAGTTCATGCGTGTGGATTTTTCATTTTTTTTGAGTTCAGAACTATTATAAAACATTTGATAGAGTTTTTTTGCATTGCTCAGTTCATGGCTTTTTGGACTTCGACCTAAGCATAACTCAAAGGCAAGACTGATTTGTTTGTCAAGGCTCTTTTCGTTATGAATAAGACGTTTGGCTAAGCTAGAACTCATGTCG from Lentisphaera profundi harbors:
- a CDS encoding 3-keto-disaccharide hydrolase, whose translation is MKVIISFFFFIMTINTFAQDNILSSDEKNDGWKLLFNGSDMNQWRNFKKQDINPKWQVKEGSMILTGKGGGDIMTKDQYENFDFRMEWKISEGGNSGIFILADEKGKKIYSHAPEIQILDNEKHSDRKKPNHRSGSLYDMITSPAESHKKAGEWNQVRIKLNKGQLQVWQNEVQTVDILIGSDKWNELVGKSKFKSWKGFAKTKKGHLGLQDHNDKVSFKNLKIKELK
- a CDS encoding c-type cytochrome — protein: MPFTKVYKALIGIGIFATSANAAQWYETYDFSQVSSQVVSYQDEAAVLRGNAVLLGSGKSQYTAYYDTGDMNLRYVTDKRIKFHGTPWDGKHGGNSQVDGKIFLSSAASLSWAYKGSWKDPRANHYAPLAKNYSHFKGTYRYDDKVVYSYTVGDSKTLVYEMPKMLDDKVFSRHFSIADSKEEMLLKVIDNKSLKINQDFFLKSSQFKIENNGQGLYFIRIHAGSKNLNFSISYSHSSINQITSSVDLKKFTQGAKSRWPKTVQVKGKVADSESDYFFVDQIPVPENNPYNSKIRLGGFDYFSDGSRAAFCTWNGDVWIASNLTNDLQNVVWKRYAAGLNETLGLRIVDDIIYVNGKDQVTRLHDLNNDGEADYYENFNNDCKITKNFHEFTFDLQTDAAGNFYFAKASPVRNGGRGFDITHDNHGVVYKISKDGKHSEVFASGLRAPGGMSINPEGTIATTGENEGTYVPACKINYLEKGDFGGVVHPGNGRKEEQGYDKPLCFLPMNRDNSGGSQIWVPKNSWGDLAGNLIHLSYGQSKVYTVFKEKVNGQVQGGVVQLPIRLMSSGMRIRFNPKHSNNAIITGFKGWQTNASRATAINRVRYKGKKMIRPVEVKATTQGLYLTFNEQLDPETLKDIKNFSVERWNYLYSKQYGSAHFATDTPQDVLKDFKDRESKGAGRIGFPRNQDGEKVYATAVKLMRDGKTIFLKLNDMKPSDNMKVSYQVRTAKGKTIKSEIINTIYNLAPDSSEVEDMVSVTELELEDKINNFPTGAILELKGKENWQHDLKTTRFLNMQLEKNTLASPFLSQGAFTASYTGFLLVQEKEQVHFQTRLKGALRFELNGQVIFDAKENGKLLKSPSLNLNPGTHKFKITYSSDTKQESYFNMKWQGTKFPLEPISSKNLRFSSTPKIDEFQKYRKGRLEIAESRCISCHKSDNPKLMPELYMDSPSLANAGGRLNKAWMAEWIANPKNLNKHSHMPSLVNKKEAQHIAEFLASDMKQDLSASLKGDSKVGSELFYDLGCISCHTRPEEKNTKGERILLSNVANKYKEQALKAFLLSPEKLHTWTKMPNFNLSDKEATDLSSFLLEKARGNKFADFKADAKVGKTLFKDRGCINCHGGEEPSSLKAIAFEKIRGQRKGCFANKAKKVDYKIHRNQLEDMRRVFERKHHSLVNDAPVEFAERQFQTLNCNACHSRDNHGSKWEAYANDIKDLKTHHKNKGHLDQSRPQLTFVGEKIKQVTIQKYLEGSLEYNSREWLLARMPSFPARAEKMAKSLALEHASFQKKNTLDSSTEKISVGKKLVGTSGFGCIICHDVGSEKAMAAFEVKGINLKYSADRLNKDFYHRWMMNPVHIVPNTKMPKYADEKGKSALPDYSNDAAKQFEAIFEYINKL
- a CDS encoding DUF1501 domain-containing protein, with the protein product MIHSRRDFFRLSSAAALSGLHLNAFANKATPTGPHFKGTAKRVIFLNMTGAASHVDTFDYKPALFKQAGKRGKYGGKLLPPIKDFKRCGRSGLPISQLLPNISTHADKLCLLHGMSTDQPNHPQAQTKIHTGNVQFARPSLGAWIMYGLGSLNKSLPGFITLYPPSSRSANFSSAFLPSQYQGTAVGQAIRGNRANSGGDDFPNINNPQISKKLQRKQLDFIQNLNEQKLRNDKFNPNIKGIQDSYEMAYRMQDSMPEILDLSKESSKTQSLYGIGNETTDKFGRQCLLARRFAESGARFIELSHGSWDHHLNLKNDLPARCHEIDKPISGLLTDLKQRGLLKDTLVVWASEFGRTPESPNGDGRDHNPKGFTTWMAGGGVKGGFRYGSTDEMGYEAESGRMSIHDWHATILHILGLDHERLTYKYAGRDFRPTDVYGDVARDILS